Sequence from the Luteibacter aegosomaticola genome:
CGGCTGGGCCGAACCGAAGAGGTAACCTGCGGTGGACTGAGCGAGGACGGCACCGGTGCCGCCCATGCCGATCGCGAGGGCAATGGCCAACGCGGAATGACGCAGGACCGAGCCCTGCCGGGTGATACGAGAACTCATGTGCAAATCTCCCCAGATCGGCCCCACGGGGGCCTGAAAACGTGCAAAACCAGCCAAAGGCCAGAAAAAGGGTTCGGCCTTGGGGTGCATGTTTTCGGGGGTGTTACATCCGCGTCACCTGCTCCTCCCAGAGTAGCGCCGCGGGCCCCACGAGACCTGCTCCCGACAAGTCCGACAACGTTATCCAGGCTGTTTTTCGCATCCACGAAAAACAAACCCAGATTTCGCCGAACCCGAATCTAGGCGGACGCGGTCCACCGTGTCAACAAATTATTTACACGGGGTGGGCGTTTTCTTGCCTCCCAGGTCACTGGAAGGGTCGGGGCCAAATCACGGATGGAGCAGGATTTTTCTTATGGGCCAATCGTTTTGCCGCAAAAAACGCCTCCCGCTCCCGCAAGGGAGGAGAGGCGATCTGGGGAGTTGCTGTGTCGCTTCGTCGGCCGGTTGGATGGGCCAGCCGCGGTGATCTAGTTGTTATTGGTTCGCATTCCCCCCGGGCCATGCCGGCCCGGGGGCACTTCGAGCAGCTTAGAAGTCGTAGCTGATGCCGAAGCGGGCGTAACGCGGGGTGGTCTGGTAGAGCGGCACGTCGTAACGGGCGTTCGGGCTGCGCGTGGAACCGCGGATCGGGTAGGTCTGCGTTTCCTTGCGCTCGTTCAGCAGGTTGAACACCGTGACGTTGAAGGCAAGCTTCTTGTCAGCCCACTCCGGACGGTATTCCACCGAGCCCGTGACCAGGTAGGTCCAGGGGTTGTGGCCCGCTGCACCCGGAGGCGACGGCTCGCCTTCGCACCAGTGGGAGTAGGAACCATAGCCGAGGTTCGGGTTGGTCTGGTTCGGGCCGTAGAAGCCAAGGCAGCTCTTCGGCGCACCCGATGCCACGTTGATGTTGGCCGAGACCAGCCACTCCGGAGCCAGCTGGTAGGAGCCGTAGATCTTGAACTGGTGCTTGCGGCTGTTAGCCAGTTCGCCATTGGCGTACTGCATGATTTCCGCGTAATCCCAGTCGACCGTCGCCGAGACCGTATCCTGGCGGATGTCCGAACGGACCTGGCCTTCCGAGTTGCCGTAGCTCTTCGAGAAGACGTAGTCGAAGCGCACCTGGTACACGCCATCCCAAGCGTGGTCGAGGTACAGCTCGAGGCCGTAGTAGCTACGCTTGTTGTGCGGGAACCCGAAGTCCTCGTTGTTCATGTCGACGCTGTAGTAGCCGCCGTTGGTGTTCGGGATCAGGAACGTGTTGGCGCGGCCCGGGTTGAACAGGTAGCTACCCTGGATATCGCCGATGGTGTCCGGATCAATACCCGAACGGATCATCTTGCGGGTGATGGCACCGGCATCGCCAACGTCATCGATCGAGTTACGCAGCTTGCGGACGGTGCCCTTGGCGCCGTAGGTCCACTTGTCGGTCAACGCCGCGTCGAAGCCGAGGATGAACTCATCCTGGTACTGCGATTTGATGTTGGTAGCGGCAGCGGTCTTCGGATCGCGCAGGATGCCGTACTCGCGGTTGGCCGAAATCGGGCCACCCGTGCTGCTCTCGATCGGGGTCAGGCCCTGCGGGATGCCGTTGGCATCGATGCCCGTGTAGTTGTAGTACTCGTTCGTGTAGAGCGAAGCACCGGCGGAACGCAGCGCGACGGTCGCCGGCAGCGCGAGGTAGTAACGACCCGCGTTGGCGTAGATCTTCAGCGAGGAGTCGCCGTTGACGTCCCAGGTGGCACCCAGGCGCGGCGCCCACTGCGGGGTCGTCAGGCGCAGGTACGGCTGGCTGTTGAGGTTGTAGTTGGTGAACTGGTCGTTACGGATACCGACCTTGACCATCCAGCGGTCGTTGACCTGCCAGGTGTCTTCGAGGTACTGGGCGCGCTGCGTCGTACGGACCGAAGCGGCCGTGTTGTAGAGGTAGCGCGACACCCAGTAGCCATCGCCAGCGGCCGGGCCCACATAGGCCTCGTCGCTCGGGGAGTCACCGATGATCGGCACGCCGGCATCCTGCTGGCCGTACTGCCAGGCATAGCCCGGGCCAGAGGTGTTCACGCCATCGTGCGTATCGCGAACGTTCTGGTTATCGATACCACCGACGATCGTGTGGTCACCGATGTGCCAGCTCAGGTCGACGCGCAGGTTGGTGTTGGTCGACTTGTGCTCCGGATCCGGGATCTGGGCCGACGGGTTACCGTTGGTGATCACGCCGCCACCGGTGTAGGCCGGGTTCTGGAACGTCGCACCGATGATGTTCGGCTGCGTCGTATCACCACCGACTGCGCTGTAGTACGTGCCCTTCATCTTGCCGTACAGAGCGGTAAGGGTCAGGTCATCGGTGATGTAGCTGGTGAACTTGGCGGTGTAGAGATCCGCACCCGACTTGTTCGGCGGCGCACCGGCGTGATCCTTGCCGGAGAAGTCACCCTTGGTGTGGGTGTCGTAATCGTAGTTGTAGATCGAGGCGTCGTAGTTCTGCTTGTTCGACGCGCCGGTCACTTCGAGGATGTTGCTGTCGTTGATGTTCCAGTCGATCTTGCCGTAGTACTTCGGGTTACGGTAAGAGGTCTTGTACACGAACGGAGCCGCGACGCTGGTGGTCTGCTGGCCTTCACGACGCTCCTGCTCGGCAGCGACGAAGATGTACAGGGTGTCCTTGATCAGCGGGCCGCCCGCGTAGGCCGACACCGTGGTGCGCCAGGACTTGTCATCCTTGTTCTCGTCGTACTCCTGGCCTGCGAGCGCGCCGATCTGACGGTAATAGTTGAACTGGTTGGCCTTGGTGCTCTTCGGCTCCCAGAGGACCTGTGCACCGAAGTGCCAGTCATTGGTGCCGCGCTTACCGATCTGCGAGATCACACCACCCGACGAACGGCCGTACGCTGCGCCGTAACCACCAGCGAGGATTTCCTGCTGGTCGATCGCGCCGTACGGCAGGGTGATACCACCGAAGCCGCTGAGCGGGTCGGTCGTGTTGAAGCCGTTCATGTAGTACGCGTTCTCGGTCACGGCACTGCCGGCGATCGAGACGAGCGCGTTACCGGTCGGGCCGGTGAAGAACGAGCTACCTGCCACGGCACCCGGTGCGAGCAGCGCGATGGCTTCGGCGGTGCGGGCCAGCGGCAGCTTATCGAGCTGCTGCGAGGTGATGACCGTGCGCGAGTCGACGGCGCTGACGTCGATCGACGGCAGGGCGTTGGCCGAAACGGTGACGCCTTCCAGGCTCGAAGCGTTCGCGGCGGTTGCGGTCGCGCCAGCGAACGAAACGTCCGTACCACCGCCGACGCGCAGGGTGACGTTGGAGCGCGTGTCGACCACGCCATCGCCCTGCTTCAGGGTGACGGTGTAGTTACCGACGGGCAGCTGGCCGATGGTGTAACGGCCCTGCTGGTCGACCGTAACGGTACGGCTGACGCCGGTGTCGCTGGTGGCGGTAACGGTCTGGCCGGCCGTAGCCGAACCGAACAGCGAGCCGCTGGTGGCCTGTGCGAGGACAACGCCCGGCGCGGCGGTGCCCATGGCGATGGCCAGGGCCAGCGCGGTGCGACGGCTGAGCACGCCGGCGCGAGAAATACGCGAATTCATGTAACAACTCTCCCCAGTGAAAAATCACTGCCGCAAAAACATGCGGCAAGCCGACCCCGACCCGGCATCTGCCAGGTGGCGAAAGAATCGGTGGTTAGAAATCCCCTTTAATCAACGACATCAATTCAATGATGCCGCTCCCCGAAACGCCACTTAACCGTGACGTACGTCATGTATACGTAAGAATTCACACCCGTACAACATGAAAATTTCACACATGCGGCACGCAGCCGCGATTCCTTACGTGACAGCTATTTGGTTCTTGCGAATCGCCTTTCGCAATCAAGGGCTTATTTCGCAGATAACTGACGCGTCAGGCTTTTTTACGAATTTTCCCTAAGAAAAATTCCTAAAAAAATTTGTCAGCGCCGAGTAGCTATCGTGCGTTCGCGCGGACTTTTTTCGCCTCAGTGTGCGTGCCTGGTCGTCGCAAGAATCAGCGAAGTGGCCAAATTCATGCGAATCGGGGCGTCCGCAGCCGCCTGGTAGGCCCCCAGGCCCTCGGATCACACGACCTCAGAAACTTCTCAAACGAAAGGCCGTCGAAGGTATTTCCGTGTACACCGTAACGGCACTCGCGCGTTGTTGCGCTAAGACGCCGGGGGGCGGCTAAACCAAATAGAAGAGGTTCCATAGGCATGAACGACAATTCGAGGGGATCCATCCGCGCGGACGCGCCCGGGGGCGGCTTCGAGAGCGGACGCGCCGGTGGCGACGTGCCTGCGTCCTCCTTTGCGAGCCGGGTCCGTCAGGTCATCAAGTTGAACGGCAGCGTGAGCGATATCGCACGCCGCTGCGGCTTCTCAGAAGGCGTGGTGCGTAGCTGGCGCGATGGCAACACCGATCCGTCGCGTGGCCGCTGCGTGACCATGGCCAAGACCCTGGGCATTTCGTTGGTGTGGCTGGCCGCGGGCGAAGGCCCGATGATGCTGGACGGCACTTCCGAGGACGCCCTGGGCCGGACCGAGTCGTCGGAATCGCTGCGTAGCCGTGACGACCACCGCGAAGTGGCCGCCGCTCCGGCGCCGCTCGATCCGTCGCGCCTCGCCGCCGCCATGAAGCTGCTGCAGTCGGATATCGAGCTTGCAGGCCACCGGTTCTCGCCGGTTCGCCACGCTGACCTGGTCGCCGAGATGTACGCGATCCTGGGCCGCTCCAGCGAGCCGGAATACGCCGACCGCGTGATCGCGTTCCGTCGTACGGTGATGTCGCGTATTGGCGACGAGCCGAACGCGGCCGCGGCCTAAAAGAAAGAAGCCCGGCCTTTCGGCCGGGCTCTTCGCATCAAAGGCGGGAGATATCGGCGATGGCGCCGAATGCCGCCTTGAGCTGGGCTAGCAAGGCCAGCCGGTTGAAGCGTACGGCCGGGTTTTCCGCGTTCACGAGCACATCGTCGAAGAAGCGATCGACGGGTGCCTGCAACACCGAAAGACGAGCCAGCGTGCCCGTGTAGTCGGCGCGCGCCAGCAGTTCGCGCGTTTCGGCGCGGGCCGCATCCAGTGCGGCATGCAGGTCACGCTCGGCATCGAACTCGAAATGCACCGGGTCCACGTGGGCCGGGATCGGCGCCGCGTTCGGCTCTTCGGCCTGCTTGCGCAGGATGTTCGCCACGCGCTTGTTCGCGGCCGCGAGGCTGGCCGCCTCGGGACGCTGGGCGAAACCAGCAACCGCACGCAGGCGACGATCGAAGTCCGGCAAGGTGGCCGGAGCGACCGCCAGCACGGATTCGAACTGATCGGTGCTGAAGCCCTGCTCGGTGTAATAGCCACGCAGGCGCTCGAGCACGAAGTTGTTCACTTCATCGCCCAGCTCGCGGCGACGCGCACCGATATCCACGGCCGGCACCTTGCCATCCTTGCCCGGCTTCACGCCGGCCACGAACGCGGCTTCCGGCACCAGCTCGAACGCTTCGGTGAGGGCCGCGCGCAGGTCGATATCCAGGCTGCCTTCGATCAGGGTGCGGGCCAGGCCCAGGGCGGCGCGGCGCAGGGCGAACGGATCCTTGTTACCGCTGGGCTTCATGCCCACCGCGAAGATGCCGGCGAGCGTATCGAGGCGCTCGGCCACGGCGAGCACCTGGCCGACCTTGCCGGCGGCGATCGCATCGCCACCAAAGCGCGGCTGGTAGAAGCTATCCAGCGCATCGGCCACCTCGGCCGCGATGCCCTGGTGGGTCGCGTAGTAACGACCCATCACGCCCTGCAGCTCCGGGAACTCACCGACCATGCGGGTGAGCAGATCGCACTTGGCGAGCGCGGCGGCGTGCGTGGCCTGGCCAGCATCGACGCCGACCCGGTTAGCCACCACGCGGGCGAGCTCGGCTACGCGGACGGTCTTGTCCCACAGGCTGCCGAGGGATTGCTGGTAGGTGACGTTCTTCAGCGCGTCCTGGTAACCGGCCAGCGGCGTCTTGAGGTCTTCATCCCAGAAGAACTTGGCATCGGCGAAACGCGGGCGGATGACGCGCTCGTAGCCCTTGCGGATCTCCGCCGGATCGCGGCTTTCAATATTGGCGATACCGATGAAATGCTCGGTGAGCTTGCCCTGGGCGTCGAACACCGGCACGAACTTCTGGTTCGTTTCCATGGTGGTGACCAGCGCCTCGGGCGGCACTTCGAGGAAGGCGCGCTCGAACGTGCAGGCAATGCCCACCGGCCATTCGTTGAGGTTGGCGATTTCATCGAGCAGCGCGTCGGAAAGGCTCGGCGTACCACCGGTGGCCACGCGGGCCACTTCGGCACGGACGCGCTCGCGGCGCTCGGCCGGGTCGGCGATGACATAGGCCTTGCGCAGGGTTTCCAGCCACGCATCGGCGCTGGCGACGTCAACGGCCTGCGGATGATGGAAGCGGTGACCCAGGGTCTTGCGACCGCTCTTCAGGCCAAGCACTTCACCGTCGACCACGTCCGTGCCGTGCAGCATCAACAACGTGTGCACCGGGCGTACGAACGATTCCTCGCGGTTGCCCCAGCGCATGGCTTTGGGGATCGGCAGGCCCTTGAGGGCCTCGACCACGATCTCCTGCAGCAGCGCAGCCGTGGGCTGGCCCGCCTTCACGGCGCGAAAGACAAACCACGCGCCCTTGTCGGTTTCGAGCTTCTCCAGCGCCGAGACGTCGACGCCGCACGACTGGGCGAAGCCCACCAGCGCCTTCGACGGTTCGCCGTCGGCACCGATGCTGGCGTTCACGGCCGGGCCGCGACGCTCAACGTTCTGCTCAGGCTGCGCGACGGCCACCGCCGGGATGTAGACGGCGAGGCGGCGCGGCGAGGCGTAGGTCTTCGCCGCGGCGAAATCACCCGCGACGCCACGCTTTTCCAGGCCTTCGACGATGCCGCGCGCGAACGCGCCGGCCAGGTCATCGAGCGCCTTCGGCGGCAGTTCTTCGGTGCCAAGCTCGATGACGAGCGGCAGGCTCTTATCGGCCATGGACGGCCTCCTTGACGTTCTTCAGGCCGGGGAAACCCAGTTTCTCGCGCTGCGCCACGTAGGCCTCGGCCACGCTGCGGGCCAGGGTGCGTACGCGCAGGATGTAGCGCTGGCGCTCGGTCACGCTGATCGCGCGACGGGCATCCAGCAGGTTGAATGCGTGGCTGGCCTTGCAGACCTGCTCGTACGCAGGGAGCGGCAAGCCTGCTTCGATGAGCTTGGCGGCCTCGCCTTCACACACATCGAACCAGTGGAACAGCTCGGTGACGTTGGCGTGCTCGAAGTTGTAGGCGCTCTGTTCCACCTCGTTCTGGTGGAACACATCGCCGTAGGTAACCACGCCGTGCGGCGCGTGGGTCCAGACGATGTCGTAAATGCTGTCGACATTCTGCAGGTACATCACCAGGCGCTCGAGGCCGTAGGTGATCTCACCGGTGACGGGACGGCACTCCAGGCCGCCAGCCTGCTGGAAATAGGTGAACTGGGTGACTTCCATGCCGTTCAGCCACACTTCCCAGCCGAGGCCCCAGGCGCCGAGCGTCGGCGATTCCCAGTTGTCCTCGACAAAGCGCAGGTCATGCACGAGCGGATCGATACCCAGCGCCTTCAGCGAGCCGATATACAGCTCCAGGATGTTGTCCGGGTTCGGCTTCAGCACCACCTGATACTGGTAGTAGTGCTGCAGGCGATTCGGGTTTTCGCCGTAGCGGCCGTCGGTGGGGCGGCGGCAGGGCTGCACATAAGCGGCAGCCCAGGGCTCAGGCCCGAGCGAGCGGAGGAAAGTAGCCGGGTGGAATGTACCTGCGCCGACTTCGATATCGAGCGGCTGCACCAGCACGCAGCCCTGCTCCGCCCAATAGCGGTTCAAGGTCTGGATCACGTCTTGGAAGGTAGGCGCGGACATGGTTCCCGGGTCCTGGAGAAAGCGGGCTAGTATAACGGCGTAGCCTATTTACAGGGTTGGAGCACATGGCAGTCAATCCACAACATGCGACGCTGCTGGGCCGCCGGGGCCGGCTGGAGCTGGAAGAAGTACTGGCTTCGCTGGTGGTGGACGGGTACCTCACGGGCGAGGACGCCAAGCGTGTCCGCGGGGGCTCGCGCAGCGGCAAAAGCGCTATCGAGCTGCATCCGCTGGTACTCATTGCCAACAGCAAGCTCGAGAACCGGCGCGACCCGGGCCGGCCGCTGAGTGCCGAGCTTCTCGTGGAATGGCTGGCCGGCAAGGCCAACCTGCCCTACCTCAAGATCGATCCGATGAAGGTGAACGTGGCCCAGGTGACCCAGGTGGTCAGCAACGCCTACGCGCAACGCCATCGGATCCTGCCCGTGGCGGTAGCGCCGGGCGAGGTCACATTCGCCACCGCCGAACCTTTCGATGCAGGCTGGGCGCAGGACCTGGGCCACATGCTGCGGCGAGAGATCCGCCGCGTGGTCTCCAACCCGGTCGACATCAACCGCTACCTGCTCGAGTTCTATGGCGTGCAGCGCTCCATCCAGCTGGCGCAGGATGCCAAGGGCCAGGATGCGTCGTCGGCCAAGATCATCAACTTCGAGCAGCTGCTCGAACTCGGCAAGGGCGGCGAGCTAGGCGCGGATGATCGCCACGTCGTCCATATCGTGGATTGGCTGCTGCAGTACGCCTTTGAACAGCGCGCTTCGGATATCCATCTGGAGCCGCGCCGCGACGCTGGGCAGATGCGCTTCCGTATCGATGGCGTGATGCAGAAGGTGTTCGAACTGCCGCCGCCGGTGATGACCGCGGTCACCTCGCGTATCAAGATCCTCGCCCGCATGGATGTGGCCGAGAAGCGCCGCCCGCAGGATGGCCGCATCAAGACCCGATCGGCCGGCGGCCGCGAGGTGGAACTGCGTATTTCCACCATGCCCACCGCGTTCGGCGAGAAAGTGGTGATGCGTATCTTCGACCCCGATCTGGTGATGAAGGATTTCAGCCAGCTGGGTTTCGCGCCCGACGAGGACACGATCTGGCGTGCGATGGTGGAGCGGCCGCACGGCATCGTGCTGGTCACCGGCCCTACCGGTTCCGGCAAGACGACGACGCTGTATTCCACGCTCAAGCATCTCGCGCGGCCCGAGCTCAACGTCTGCACCGTGGAAGACCCGATCGAAATGGTCTCGCCGGAGCTCAACCAGATGCAGGTGCAGCCGGCGATCGATCTCGATTTCGCCGCGGGCGTGCGCACCCTGTTGCGCCAGGATCCGGACATCATCATGGTCGGCGAAATCCGCGACCTCGAAACCGCGCAGATGGCGGTGCAGGCCTCGCTGACTGGCCACATGGTGCTTTCCACCCTGCATACCAACGATTCGCCGAGCGCGGTCACGCGCTTGCTCGATCTGGGTGTGCCGCATTACCTCATCCAGTCCACGCTCGCCGGCGTGGTGGCGCAGCGCCTCGTCCGTACGCTCTGCCCGCACTGCAAGGCGCCGGCGGAACAGGATCCCGATGAGTGGCGCGTGCTCACGCATGGCTGGGATGTCCCCATGCCCGAGCGTGTGTTCACCCAGGTGGGTTGCCTTGAATGCCGCAAAACAGGCTTCCTCGGCCGAACCGGCGTCTACGAAATGATGCCGCTCTCGCCGCGCCTGCGTGCGCAGATCACCGCGCAGCTTGACCTGGCCCGGTTCAACGAGATGGCGCTGCGCGAAGGCATGAAGCCGCTGCGCATCTCGGCGGCAGCGCAGGTCGCCGCCGGGCTGACCACCGTACGTGAAGTGTTGAACGTTCTACCGCCCACCGATATTGATGAAACGTCGTAGCCCATGAAGCCTGTCCTTATCGTCCGCACGGGGCGCGCCCCGGATGTCATCAGCGCCCGCCACGGTGATTTTCCTCGCTGGTTCCAGCTGGGCCTGCGTCTGCGCCTGCCACGACTCCAGATCGTGGACGTGGAACGTGGTGATGCCCTGCCTGATCCGGATGAGATTTCGGGCGCGATCCTCACCGGTTCAGCGTCGATGGTGACGGAGCGCCTGCCATGGAGTGAGCGCACCGCGGGCTGGATCCGCGATGCGATGGATAACGATCTGCCCATGCTGGGTGTTTGCTACGGGCACCAGCTGATGTCGCACGCCCTGGGCGGGCGCGTGGATTACCTGCCGGGTGGCCGCGAGATGGGCACCGTGCCGTTGACCACGCACGAGCCAGCCGCGGCCGATGCGCTTGGCATCGCCTTGCCTTCGACGTTCCATGCGCACACCACCCACGAGCAGAGCGTGCTCGAACTACCGCGTGGCGCTGTGTCGCTAGCGAGTTCGGCCCGCGATCCGCACCATCTCGTCCGCTACGGGAAGCATGCGGTCAGCACGCAGTTCCATCCGGAGTTTTCTGCGGAAGTGATGCGCGCCTA
This genomic interval carries:
- a CDS encoding TonB-dependent receptor: MNSRISRAGVLSRRTALALAIAMGTAAPGVVLAQATSGSLFGSATAGQTVTATSDTGVSRTVTVDQQGRYTIGQLPVGNYTVTLKQGDGVVDTRSNVTLRVGGGTDVSFAGATATAANASSLEGVTVSANALPSIDVSAVDSRTVITSQQLDKLPLARTAEAIALLAPGAVAGSSFFTGPTGNALVSIAGSAVTENAYYMNGFNTTDPLSGFGGITLPYGAIDQQEILAGGYGAAYGRSSGGVISQIGKRGTNDWHFGAQVLWEPKSTKANQFNYYRQIGALAGQEYDENKDDKSWRTTVSAYAGGPLIKDTLYIFVAAEQERREGQQTTSVAAPFVYKTSYRNPKYYGKIDWNINDSNILEVTGASNKQNYDASIYNYDYDTHTKGDFSGKDHAGAPPNKSGADLYTAKFTSYITDDLTLTALYGKMKGTYYSAVGGDTTQPNIIGATFQNPAYTGGGVITNGNPSAQIPDPEHKSTNTNLRVDLSWHIGDHTIVGGIDNQNVRDTHDGVNTSGPGYAWQYGQQDAGVPIIGDSPSDEAYVGPAAGDGYWVSRYLYNTAASVRTTQRAQYLEDTWQVNDRWMVKVGIRNDQFTNYNLNSQPYLRLTTPQWAPRLGATWDVNGDSSLKIYANAGRYYLALPATVALRSAGASLYTNEYYNYTGIDANGIPQGLTPIESSTGGPISANREYGILRDPKTAAATNIKSQYQDEFILGFDAALTDKWTYGAKGTVRKLRNSIDDVGDAGAITRKMIRSGIDPDTIGDIQGSYLFNPGRANTFLIPNTNGGYYSVDMNNEDFGFPHNKRSYYGLELYLDHAWDGVYQVRFDYVFSKSYGNSEGQVRSDIRQDTVSATVDWDYAEIMQYANGELANSRKHQFKIYGSYQLAPEWLVSANINVASGAPKSCLGFYGPNQTNPNLGYGSYSHWCEGEPSPPGAAGHNPWTYLVTGSVEYRPEWADKKLAFNVTVFNLLNERKETQTYPIRGSTRSPNARYDVPLYQTTPRYARFGISYDF
- a CDS encoding helix-turn-helix domain-containing protein; this encodes MNDNSRGSIRADAPGGGFESGRAGGDVPASSFASRVRQVIKLNGSVSDIARRCGFSEGVVRSWRDGNTDPSRGRCVTMAKTLGISLVWLAAGEGPMMLDGTSEDALGRTESSESLRSRDDHREVAAAPAPLDPSRLAAAMKLLQSDIELAGHRFSPVRHADLVAEMYAILGRSSEPEYADRVIAFRRTVMSRIGDEPNAAAA
- the glyS gene encoding glycine--tRNA ligase subunit beta, producing MADKSLPLVIELGTEELPPKALDDLAGAFARGIVEGLEKRGVAGDFAAAKTYASPRRLAVYIPAVAVAQPEQNVERRGPAVNASIGADGEPSKALVGFAQSCGVDVSALEKLETDKGAWFVFRAVKAGQPTAALLQEIVVEALKGLPIPKAMRWGNREESFVRPVHTLLMLHGTDVVDGEVLGLKSGRKTLGHRFHHPQAVDVASADAWLETLRKAYVIADPAERRERVRAEVARVATGGTPSLSDALLDEIANLNEWPVGIACTFERAFLEVPPEALVTTMETNQKFVPVFDAQGKLTEHFIGIANIESRDPAEIRKGYERVIRPRFADAKFFWDEDLKTPLAGYQDALKNVTYQQSLGSLWDKTVRVAELARVVANRVGVDAGQATHAAALAKCDLLTRMVGEFPELQGVMGRYYATHQGIAAEVADALDSFYQPRFGGDAIAAGKVGQVLAVAERLDTLAGIFAVGMKPSGNKDPFALRRAALGLARTLIEGSLDIDLRAALTEAFELVPEAAFVAGVKPGKDGKVPAVDIGARRRELGDEVNNFVLERLRGYYTEQGFSTDQFESVLAVAPATLPDFDRRLRAVAGFAQRPEAASLAAANKRVANILRKQAEEPNAAPIPAHVDPVHFEFDAERDLHAALDAARAETRELLARADYTGTLARLSVLQAPVDRFFDDVLVNAENPAVRFNRLALLAQLKAAFGAIADISRL
- the glyQ gene encoding glycine--tRNA ligase subunit alpha, with the translated sequence MSAPTFQDVIQTLNRYWAEQGCVLVQPLDIEVGAGTFHPATFLRSLGPEPWAAAYVQPCRRPTDGRYGENPNRLQHYYQYQVVLKPNPDNILELYIGSLKALGIDPLVHDLRFVEDNWESPTLGAWGLGWEVWLNGMEVTQFTYFQQAGGLECRPVTGEITYGLERLVMYLQNVDSIYDIVWTHAPHGVVTYGDVFHQNEVEQSAYNFEHANVTELFHWFDVCEGEAAKLIEAGLPLPAYEQVCKASHAFNLLDARRAISVTERQRYILRVRTLARSVAEAYVAQREKLGFPGLKNVKEAVHGR
- a CDS encoding GspE/PulE family protein gives rise to the protein MAVNPQHATLLGRRGRLELEEVLASLVVDGYLTGEDAKRVRGGSRSGKSAIELHPLVLIANSKLENRRDPGRPLSAELLVEWLAGKANLPYLKIDPMKVNVAQVTQVVSNAYAQRHRILPVAVAPGEVTFATAEPFDAGWAQDLGHMLRREIRRVVSNPVDINRYLLEFYGVQRSIQLAQDAKGQDASSAKIINFEQLLELGKGGELGADDRHVVHIVDWLLQYAFEQRASDIHLEPRRDAGQMRFRIDGVMQKVFELPPPVMTAVTSRIKILARMDVAEKRRPQDGRIKTRSAGGREVELRISTMPTAFGEKVVMRIFDPDLVMKDFSQLGFAPDEDTIWRAMVERPHGIVLVTGPTGSGKTTTLYSTLKHLARPELNVCTVEDPIEMVSPELNQMQVQPAIDLDFAAGVRTLLRQDPDIIMVGEIRDLETAQMAVQASLTGHMVLSTLHTNDSPSAVTRLLDLGVPHYLIQSTLAGVVAQRLVRTLCPHCKAPAEQDPDEWRVLTHGWDVPMPERVFTQVGCLECRKTGFLGRTGVYEMMPLSPRLRAQITAQLDLARFNEMALREGMKPLRISAAAQVAAGLTTVREVLNVLPPTDIDETS
- a CDS encoding glutamine amidotransferase, encoding MKPVLIVRTGRAPDVISARHGDFPRWFQLGLRLRLPRLQIVDVERGDALPDPDEISGAILTGSASMVTERLPWSERTAGWIRDAMDNDLPMLGVCYGHQLMSHALGGRVDYLPGGREMGTVPLTTHEPAAADALGIALPSTFHAHTTHEQSVLELPRGAVSLASSARDPHHLVRYGKHAVSTQFHPEFSAEVMRAYIRRKHDVLASEGTPPDGLLAAVVATPHATRLLQGFVRTHLGVAREPSAA